A single region of the Changchengzhania lutea genome encodes:
- a CDS encoding tetratricopeptide repeat protein has protein sequence MMNKFLFLLFFPVIVFSQSQLDVANKLFKKGQYNKAESILSNYLSEHPNDVNALEMLGDVYAYQEKWDAAIDNYKKLVKAHPKVANNQYKYGGAMGMKALSISKLRALSLIDDIKDAFLKAAKLDKNHIEVRWALVQLYIQLPGILGGSTSKALKYSNELQQLSTVDGYLAKGYIYEDDDEPELAETYYKKAIKEGGSLTGFNKLTNLYENGNQPEKAIANIGVAQVNHRRNALYYKIGEVAAKHNIELDKGEQCLKTYLQYHSSDDDVPKAWAHYRLAQIYTHQENKMAALKHIDLAITALPQVKSFKTQKKKILVL, from the coding sequence AAAGGGCAATACAACAAGGCAGAATCTATACTTTCAAATTATTTAAGTGAGCACCCTAATGATGTTAATGCATTAGAAATGCTGGGAGATGTTTATGCTTATCAGGAAAAATGGGATGCTGCCATTGATAATTACAAAAAGCTCGTAAAAGCACATCCTAAAGTCGCTAATAACCAATATAAATATGGGGGCGCCATGGGAATGAAGGCCTTGTCCATTAGTAAATTACGTGCCCTGAGTTTAATTGATGATATTAAAGATGCATTCCTAAAGGCGGCTAAATTAGATAAAAATCATATTGAAGTCCGTTGGGCATTGGTGCAATTATATATCCAACTTCCTGGTATTTTGGGTGGAAGTACAAGTAAAGCACTCAAATATTCCAATGAACTCCAGCAACTTTCAACAGTTGATGGATACTTGGCCAAGGGATATATATATGAAGATGATGATGAGCCTGAACTTGCGGAAACGTATTATAAAAAGGCCATAAAAGAAGGGGGTTCTTTAACCGGTTTTAACAAGCTTACCAACCTTTATGAAAATGGCAATCAACCTGAAAAAGCTATAGCGAACATTGGGGTGGCACAAGTTAATCATCGTAGAAATGCCCTGTATTATAAAATTGGTGAAGTGGCGGCAAAACATAATATAGAACTGGACAAAGGCGAGCAATGTTTAAAAACGTATCTTCAATACCATTCTTCAGATGATGATGTTCCAAAAGCCTGGGCGCATTACAGGTTAGCTCAAATTTACACACACCAAGAAAATAAAATGGCAGCTCTAAAACATATCGATTTGGCCATTACTGCTTTACCACAAGTGAAATCTTTTAAAACACAAAAAAAGAAAATTCTTGTGCTTTAA